In Mastacembelus armatus chromosome 4, fMasArm1.2, whole genome shotgun sequence, the following are encoded in one genomic region:
- the gorab gene encoding RAB6-interacting golgin, with product MSGWAGFSDEELRRMQQKDSAAARGRKPAPANRSRQQLQRERALQLAAQKSAGPAAPALPPEQQLAKPPPREEPQPAAPAVAPAVKQELKQQPGELKQTEKTHPAAEEEAPVVKELERREVELREKTRLEQLQQEQRIIEEQNKRKKALLAKTIAEKSKQTQAEAVKLKKIQKELQALDDLVSNDIGILRGKIEQASWDYSAARKRYERAEAEYVMAKMDLHKKTEVKEQLTEHLCAIIQQNELRKAHKLEELMQQLQLQATEEEEEEEEERRRSCVEVQKDGTEGKSSVQSSKDCAPTEEETVKEQQGGDVQQQEQQEHQEHSAVTEQDCKTLENGVQSEAVAS from the exons ATGAGCGGCTGGGCCGGTTTTTCTGACGAGGAGTTGCGGAGGATGCAGCAGAAAG ACTCAGCGGCGGCCCGCGGTCGCAAACCGGCTCCTGCCAACCGGAGCCGGCAGCAGCTACAGCGGGAGAGGGCGCTTCAGCTAGCCGCCCAGAAGAGCGCAGGACCCGCCGCACCTGCCCTTCCACCCGAGCAACAGCTCGCCAAGCCGCCGCCCAGAGAAGAGCCTCAGCCCGCGGCTCCGGCGGTGGCTCCGGCCGTCAAACAGGAGCTGAAGCAGCAACCGGGAGAGCTAAAGCAGACTGAGAAAACTCATCCCGCCGCAGAGGAGGAGGCCCCGGTGGTCAAAGAGCTGGAGAGACGTGAGGTGGAACT TCGAGAAAAGACACGTCTAGAGCAACTGCAGCAAGAGCAAAGAATAATCGAAGAGCAGAATAAGCGCAAGAAAGCTCTACTGGCAAAAACTATTGCTGAGAA GTCCAAACAGACTCAGGCAGAGGCTGTGAAGCTCAAGAAAAtccagaaggagctgcaggcCCTCGATGACTTGGTGTCCAATGATATCGGCATCCTGAGAGGAAAGATCGAACAGGCCAGCTGGGACTACAGTGCTGCAAG GAAACGTTACGAGAGGGCCGAGGCAGAGTACGTGATGGCCAAGATGGACCTGCACAAGAAGACGGAGGTGAAGGAGCAGCTGACGGAGCATCTCTGTGCCATCATCCAGCAGAACGAGCTGCGTAAGGCCCACAAGCTGGAGGAGCtgatgcagcagctgcagcttcaggccactgaggaggaggaggaggaagaggaggagaggaggagaagctgcGTGGAGGTGCAGAAAGATGGAACAGAGGGAAAGAGTTCAGTGCAGTCATCCAAAGACTGTGCCCCCACAGAGGAAGAGACGGTGAAGGAGCAACAGGGAGGGGACgtccagcagcaggagcagcaggagcacCAGGAGCACAGCGCTGTGACTGAACAAGACTGTAAAACACTAGAAAACGGTGTTCAGAGCGAGGCTGTGGCCTCCTGA